One segment of Nostoc flagelliforme CCNUN1 DNA contains the following:
- a CDS encoding YaaW family protein produces the protein MDEMRAALELATEEELQDLTAILFSRKFNPLDYVHTPEPIEVQSQDRKAWLDALEGRFRFLAADGMTVLRGRTGQVTYREALVHVCKYLKITYSNQLPTIDLEAEVFLHLLGQVWKKLPEQEKQKLTVQVQRQLVKSELKEPLPLLLQRDPLGLLFKGGGAIAVTSMLQPFVLKQIARQFAIHFATYEVAKQAAITGSEAAATQFQSYVTMQMAQRGMTMNAARYGAARTMFAVIGPIMWTWFFADLGWRAIATNYGRIIPTIFTLAQIRLTREECWEPA, from the coding sequence TTGGATGAAATGAGGGCGGCGCTAGAGTTAGCAACCGAAGAAGAACTACAAGATTTAACGGCAATTCTATTTAGTCGTAAGTTCAATCCCCTAGACTATGTACACACACCCGAACCCATCGAAGTACAAAGCCAAGACCGCAAAGCTTGGCTAGACGCACTAGAGGGCCGCTTTCGCTTTTTGGCGGCAGACGGGATGACAGTATTGCGAGGACGCACAGGCCAGGTAACTTACCGAGAAGCGTTAGTTCACGTATGTAAGTATCTGAAAATTACCTATTCTAATCAGCTGCCAACCATTGATTTAGAAGCAGAAGTATTTTTGCATCTGCTAGGACAGGTGTGGAAAAAATTACCTGAACAGGAAAAGCAAAAATTGACTGTACAAGTGCAGCGTCAGCTTGTCAAATCAGAACTAAAAGAACCGCTACCACTTTTATTGCAACGTGACCCCTTGGGCTTACTTTTCAAAGGCGGTGGTGCGATCGCTGTTACTTCGATGCTCCAGCCATTTGTACTTAAGCAAATTGCCCGTCAATTTGCCATCCACTTTGCTACTTATGAAGTAGCCAAACAAGCGGCGATTACAGGCTCAGAAGCAGCTGCAACGCAATTTCAAAGCTATGTAACTATGCAAATGGCGCAACGGGGTATGACTATGAATGCAGCTCGTTATGGGGCAGCCCGCACCATGTTTGCTGTGATTGGGCCGATAATGTGGACTTGGTTTTTTGCGGATTTAGGTTGGAGAGCGATCGCCACTAACTATGGTCGGATCATCCCTACTATTTTTACTTTAGCTCAAATTCGCCTCACTCGTGAGGAATGTTGGGAGCCAGCTTGA
- a CDS encoding DUF6887 family protein — MNKPNFREMTRKQLRDYILQNRGDSEAIHALALHVQSNGKRLNSVDELQQVIQEKRNQGLEP, encoded by the coding sequence ATGAATAAGCCTAACTTTAGAGAAATGACACGCAAGCAATTGCGAGATTATATTTTACAAAATCGTGGCGATAGCGAAGCAATTCACGCCCTAGCATTACACGTTCAGTCTAATGGTAAACGTCTCAATTCAGTAGATGAACTACAACAAGTCATCCAAGAAAAACGTAACCAAGGCTTAGAGCCATAG
- a CDS encoding Ycf51 family protein — translation MFTTANFLQYTQWSGIATLLFAALTVLAFILKWGLRFRLVGTSGFMLVLTAGLFALSIVPLSRTVIPGAARYTLVYDNGSTQAVIATSPQITPTQLDATLRQAVSNLFSSGRSGTRQEDKLTVRARTIIHPEPGTSVPVYLGEAKRSLVSRENSATAVEIYTEKFAQLPKPTA, via the coding sequence ATGTTCACAACAGCTAACTTTCTTCAGTACACCCAATGGTCAGGTATAGCTACTTTGCTATTTGCTGCCTTAACAGTTTTGGCTTTTATTCTGAAATGGGGCCTCCGCTTTCGGCTGGTGGGTACAAGTGGCTTTATGCTGGTGCTGACGGCTGGTTTATTTGCACTCTCGATAGTCCCTTTGAGTCGGACTGTGATTCCAGGAGCAGCCCGGTACACTTTAGTTTATGACAATGGGTCAACACAAGCCGTGATTGCCACATCACCCCAAATTACACCCACACAATTAGACGCAACTTTACGTCAAGCAGTTAGTAATCTGTTTTCTTCTGGTCGCTCAGGTACACGCCAAGAGGACAAGTTGACTGTTCGCGCTCGTACCATTATCCACCCGGAACCAGGGACTTCTGTACCAGTTTACTTGGGTGAAGCCAAGCGATCGCTCGTTTCTCGTGAAAATTCTGCGACCGCAGTCGAAATTTACACAGAAAAATTCGCCCAATTGCCAAAACCTACTGCTTAA
- a CDS encoding DUF6888 family protein, producing the protein MEPTSEQLKQLYRVLTWLTRMYLPVYLVTLDERTNNIVVIAGEETVVVINPEAEVDYE; encoded by the coding sequence ATGGAGCCAACCTCAGAACAATTGAAACAGTTATACCGAGTCTTGACTTGGCTAACGCGAATGTATCTCCCGGTTTACCTAGTTACTTTAGATGAGCGAACAAATAACATCGTAGTAATAGCAGGTGAAGAGACAGTTGTAGTAATTAATCCAGAAGCAGAGGTTGATTATGAATAA
- a CDS encoding O-antigen ligase family protein encodes MLGASLNKVFDYFKSRWRSSWNYSLWALVIFPLSPLVGAVTIGFVSLITWLKQSRKISRHPLNWGFALLSVLLIVSAGFADDKTAAFLGLFNLLPFFLLFVAHSALIQTFAQLRQMAWVLVIGSMPLVIIGLGQLFLGWSLNLKILWVVLNWIIVPGGNPPGRIASLFLHANTFAAYLAIIFILGLGLWLENYQQLRVKSKPVPPHLPSTDAINRVSSHSPLPFLFLTVAMITNFIALIFTNSRNGWAIAIFACLAYALYQGWRILVGGVAAIVSSVLLAAFAPSPVAQIFRQYVPAFFWARLNDDMYPDRPVALMRKAQWQFAWSLAQEHPWTGWGLRSFSGLYQAQMQIPLGHPHNLFLMLSAETGFPSTLLFFGLLAWILITSVQFLRKSKYINKEDRLIFFSYLLAFVGWVLFNTVDVTIFDFRLNAFSWLILAAIYGVVHRYNLHNRLTSHPN; translated from the coding sequence ATGTTGGGAGCCAGCTTGAACAAGGTTTTTGACTATTTCAAGTCTCGTTGGCGATCTTCTTGGAACTACTCGCTATGGGCACTGGTAATCTTCCCATTGAGTCCTTTGGTGGGGGCTGTGACTATCGGTTTTGTATCATTAATAACTTGGTTGAAACAATCCCGCAAAATTAGTCGCCACCCCCTCAACTGGGGATTTGCCCTTTTGAGTGTCTTGCTGATCGTGAGTGCTGGGTTTGCCGATGACAAGACAGCAGCTTTCCTCGGCTTATTTAATTTATTACCCTTCTTTTTACTTTTCGTTGCCCATAGCGCCCTGATTCAAACATTTGCCCAATTGCGGCAAATGGCTTGGGTTTTGGTGATCGGTTCCATGCCCTTGGTAATTATCGGCTTGGGGCAGTTATTTTTGGGCTGGAGTTTGAATTTAAAGATTTTATGGGTTGTGTTGAATTGGATAATTGTACCAGGAGGAAATCCGCCAGGTCGCATAGCCTCACTCTTCTTGCACGCTAACACCTTCGCAGCTTATCTAGCGATAATTTTCATTCTTGGTTTAGGGTTGTGGCTAGAAAACTATCAGCAACTAAGAGTCAAAAGTAAACCAGTTCCTCCCCATCTCCCCAGTACAGACGCGATTAATCGCGTCTCTAGCCACTCCCCACTCCCCTTTCTCTTCCTAACCGTGGCGATGATTACAAATTTCATCGCCTTGATTTTTACCAACTCGCGCAATGGGTGGGCGATCGCTATTTTTGCCTGTTTAGCTTATGCACTCTACCAAGGTTGGCGCATTCTTGTGGGTGGCGTCGCTGCGATCGTCTCTAGTGTGCTTTTGGCAGCTTTTGCTCCCTCGCCAGTCGCTCAAATTTTTCGTCAATACGTTCCTGCCTTCTTTTGGGCAAGGTTAAATGATGACATGTATCCAGATAGACCAGTCGCTTTAATGCGAAAAGCTCAGTGGCAGTTTGCCTGGTCTTTAGCTCAGGAACATCCTTGGACTGGCTGGGGGTTACGCAGCTTTAGTGGACTCTACCAAGCGCAGATGCAGATTCCCTTGGGTCATCCCCATAACTTGTTTTTGATGTTATCTGCTGAAACTGGTTTTCCCAGTACTCTGTTATTTTTTGGCTTACTCGCTTGGATTTTGATTACAAGTGTCCAATTCCTCCGAAAGTCAAAATATATAAATAAAGAAGACAGATTGATATTTTTCAGTTATCTTCTGGCTTTTGTTGGGTGGGTTCTATTCAATACAGTAGATGTAACCATATTCGATTTTCGTTTGAATGCGTTTTCATGGTTAATTTTGGCTGCCATCTATGGAGTAGTACATCGTTATAACCTACATAACAGGCTTACATCTCATCCAAATTAG